The genomic region GCCAGGTCCGAAAGGATGAGCAATCCCTCTCCGCCCGGCGTCAGCGCGGCGGGGAGCCCTTCGAGGAAGCGCCGCAGGAACTGGCTGTCCTCGTCGAACACCGCGCGGTCCACCCGGTTCTTGGGCGGCTCGGGGATCCACGGAGGGTTGCAGACGACGAGGTCCGCCTTGCCCTCCGGGAACAGGTCCGCCTCCGCCACCTGGAAGCGCTGCGAGAGGCCGAGCCGCTCCGCGTTCTCCCTTGCGCACGCCACCGCGCGGGAGTCGCAGTCCGTGGCCTGCGCGAAGGCCGCGCCGCCCTGAAGGAGGAGGAAGGAGAGCACGCCGGTGCCGGTGCCCACGTCGAACACGCGCTTGCCCTTCACGTCCGGGACAGCCGACAGCAGCTCCACGTAGTCGGTGCGCGTGGGCAGGTAGACGCCGTAGTGCGGATGGAGCAGGCCCTTGAGCCCCGGGACCGCCAGCCCCTTGCGCCGCCACTCCGCCGCCCCGAGCATCCCGAGCAGCTGCTTGAGCGGTACGACGCTGAAGTCCGTCGTGGGCTCGCCCCACACCTGCCGGCACGCCTCCGCGACGTCCGGCGCGCGCGCCAGCTCCAGGTGGTAGCCGCGGTCCAGCGCGACGACGATGCGCGACAGCGTCGCGTGCTCCTGCTGCCGCGCGCGGCGCTCTGCCCGGAACGCCTCCAGCGGTGAGCGGGCCTGCCAGGGCTGTTCCAGCCGCCGGCCCAGCGCGCCGAGCAGCTGCTTCGCGTTGTGGAAGTCGCCGGTGTAGCGCAGGAACTCCCCCCGGCGGACGCGCTTGAGCGCGGCGTCGGCGCTGAGCCCGTCGTCCACGGGTGACAGGCGCGTGGGCGCGGGCTCGTCACTCTCCGAGTGCCAGGTGAACGCGGCGTCGGCCGGAAACTCGAAGGTCGCGGCGGCGGGGCGGCGGGGACGGTCCATGGGCCTGGGGTAGCACGTCCTGGCCCCTCCGGCCCCGCGTCTTGCGACGAATTGTTCCGGAGTCAGGACTCCCGGCACAGCCGGTCCACGAACTTCAGCATCGTCGGCAGGCGCGAGGAGCCGTGCATCCGCCGGATGTGCTCCGCGGCGGTCGCGGTCTCCATGCCGATGGCGGTGATGAGTAAGGGCTTCAGGCTCTGGCCGCGCACGATGGGCAGGGCCGGGCCGGTGGTGACATAGGGCGTCTTGGCCACGCCGATGACAGGCACCGCGCGGCAGAGCGCCTCGTACAGGTGGGCGCCCAGGCCCGGCTTGTCCTCCCCGAGCCACACGTAGCCGTCCACGACGATGGCCTCCAGCGGCTCCTGCACCCCGGCCAGCACCCGCAGCAGGTGCGGCAGCTCGCGGCGGTAGAACTGGCCGGGCTCGTAGGGCTCCGCGATGGGGCCCCGCTCCACCAGGTGCCCGGCCTCCTTGGCGTCCGTCCAGCCGCGGAAGAGGACGCACGCGGCCACGGTGACATCAGGGCGGTAGTCCACGTCCACGCAAGCGAGCATCCAGGCCTCCTCGGCGGCCCCCAGGCTACACGCGCCCGCGCTCCTCGCGGTGGACGGCGTCCACACTGTTCTCTGGACACGGGCGGCGCGCTCGGCGGACACCCCGCTGTCCGAGGTGTCCGGTGGCGTGTGGGCGGACGCGGGCGAGCCAAGGGCCGATGCGGGCATCGGCCCTCCAGGAATGGCTCAGGCGATCAGGACCTGGAGCCCCTGGAGGAGGTGCAGCGCGGCGTCGCGCGAGGGCAGCCCCGCTTCCTGGACGAGCACGGCGTCGGGCTCCTCACTCGCGACCCTGCGCTCCAGGTCGTGGAAGGCGTCGCGCCGCGCCTCATGCAATCGCTGGCGCGCGTCGGGAGCGAGGCGCTCGGTCGCCCAGGCCTCCACGGCCCAGGACAGCTCGGCGTGGCGCAGCTCATCCTCGGCGATCCGGCTCAGCGCCTCCCGCACCTGCGCGTCGCGCGCCGTGCGGGCCTGCCACCCGGCCACCAACGCGCCATAGGTCTCCCCGACGCACCCTTCCTTCGCGTTCTCCCACAGCAGGGCCTCCAGCGAGCGCGAGGAGAACGGGGCGACCTCCACCGCGGGCACCGTGGCGCCGTGTCGCCGCGCCAGCGCTCGCGCGGCGCGCGTGTGGCGGACCTCCTCCCCGGCCGAGCGTCGGGCCGCGCGGATCAGCTCGGCGGGAGCACCGTGGGCCTTCAGCTCCTCCGCGAGCCGGAGGAAGGCGGGCACGGAGGCCGCCTCCAACCAGGCCATCCGCGCGAAGTGGCTGCCCAGCGCGCAATGCGCTTCCGCTCGCGCTGCCTGGAGTCCCTCGGGCCGGCGTCCATCGGAGCCGCATCCTGCGGGCACGGTGGTGTAGCAATTCGTGTAGGGCTCCAGGGTCTCACCGCCGTCCGGATGCGTCGTGGGAACGGAGTGGGTCTGGCAGCGATGGGAGGTCAGCTTCGTGCACACCTCCAGGCAGTTGAGGTCGTTCGGGGCTCCCCCATCCGGAAGCCGGTCGTGGGTGTCGTAGCGTCCCTCGTACGCGTCATATGGGATGCAGCCTCCATCATCCTCCTCCGCGCAGCCAATGACAGACAGGACGGGAGCGGCGAACAGCAGGCGTGCCACTGTCTGTCGAAGCAGCAGGTTGCGTGGAAGCAGGCGGTCCTTGTCGTTGGCCATGTGAGTCCCCCTCGAGTGTCTGGCGACTCTACGACGGCAGACGCCATTCCTCTCATGGGTTGTGCGGTCATTGGCTTTCGGAGTCCAGGGCGCGCAGGCGCTGCGTGAGTTGCTCCGCCAGCGTGGGGACCTGGGGCTCCTCCAGGATCGTGAGGTGCGTGCCCGGCACGTGGCAGACCGAGACGCCTCCCGGGAGCCAGGCCCTCCAGCCTTCGTCCTCGGCGCGGGCGGGGTCGCTCGCGCGGACCGCGGCGCGGAAGAGCTCGGCGGGGCCTTC from Corallococcus caeni harbors:
- a CDS encoding class I SAM-dependent methyltransferase translates to MDRPRRPAAATFEFPADAAFTWHSESDEPAPTRLSPVDDGLSADAALKRVRRGEFLRYTGDFHNAKQLLGALGRRLEQPWQARSPLEAFRAERRARQQEHATLSRIVVALDRGYHLELARAPDVAEACRQVWGEPTTDFSVVPLKQLLGMLGAAEWRRKGLAVPGLKGLLHPHYGVYLPTRTDYVELLSAVPDVKGKRVFDVGTGTGVLSFLLLQGGAAFAQATDCDSRAVACARENAERLGLSQRFQVAEADLFPEGKADLVVCNPPWIPEPPKNRVDRAVFDEDSQFLRRFLEGLPAALTPGGEGLLILSDLAVLLGLRPAGWLEEQFERCGVKVAWSKSNPARHSKAKDKADPLHAARSKEVTTLYGLVPAAR
- a CDS encoding endonuclease V, giving the protein MLACVDVDYRPDVTVAACVLFRGWTDAKEAGHLVERGPIAEPYEPGQFYRRELPHLLRVLAGVQEPLEAIVVDGYVWLGEDKPGLGAHLYEALCRAVPVIGVAKTPYVTTGPALPIVRGQSLKPLLITAIGMETATAAEHIRRMHGSSRLPTMLKFVDRLCRES